Part of the Thermoflexus hugenholtzii JAD2 genome is shown below.
TACCCACAAGGCTTTCCACATCGGCCATCTGCGCAACGCGGTGCTGGGCGATGCCCTCTCCCGCATCCTGGATTTCGCCGGCTTTGAGGTGATCCGGGCGACCTATCCGGGGGACATCGGCGCCCATGTGATCAAGTGCCTGTGGGGCTACCTGCGTTTTCACCGGGGGGAGGAGCCGGCGGAGCGGCGGGGCGCCTGGCTGGGCCAGGTCTATGCGGAGGCCGAGGCCCGCCTGGAGGAGGCCGACGCCTACCGTCGGGAGGTGGTGCGCTTTCTGTTGACGGCTTTCCGGGAGGAAGGCGTCACGCCCTGGGCGCGGGATTTCCTGCTGACTCGCCTCTCCGAGGCCATGGCGGCCCATGCCGCCTCCGGCCCCGTCGGCCAGAAGGACGCAGCGGTTCTCATCCGGGCGATGGCGATGGGGGAGCTGCCGGACCTCGACGCCGTGGCGGATAAGGACTGGCTGTGGTCCCTCTGGGAGGCGATGGGTCGGTGGTTGAGCGAGCTGGAAGAGAAAGCCCGGGTCCGGCGGGGGAAGGGCGGCGAGGCGGATCGGCAGGCGGTGGCATGGCTCCGGGCCCGCTATCGGGAGATCGGCCATCGTCCTGAAGAGTGGAATTACGAGAAAGAGCTGCGGGCCCTCTACGCTCGGTGGGAGGCCCGGGACCCAGAGCTCCTTGAGCTGTGGCGGCGAACTCGGGAGTGGAGCCTGGAGGAGTTCCAGCGGATCTATGAGGAGCTGGGGATCACCTTCGACGTCTGGTTCTTCGAGAGCGAGGTTGAGGAGGAGGGCAAGCGCATCGTGGAGGAGCTGATCGCCCGTGGCATCGCCACTGATCTGCGCCCCCACGGCCCGGTGGTGGTGGAGATTGACCGGCTCCTGGGACAGGAAGGGAAGGAGGAGTATCGCACCCTGGTGATCCTGCGCAGCGATGGCACCACGCTCTATTCCACCAAGGACCTCGCCCTGGCCAAGCGCAAGTTCGAGCAATATCGCATCGATCGCTCCATCTACGTAGTCGACGTCCGCCAGTCCCTTTACTTCAAGCAGATCTTCAAGATCCTGGAGCTGTGGGGCTTCCCTCAGGCAAGCAAGTGCTATCATCTGGCCTATGAGATGGTTACCCTGCCCGGCGGGAAGATGTCCTCCCGCGCGGGGACGGTGGTGCTCTATGAGGATTTCGCGGCGGAGGCCCGGGAGCGGGCGCGACGGATCGTGGAGGAGAAGAACCCG
Proteins encoded:
- the argS gene encoding arginine--tRNA ligase produces the protein MILSVYREWASEQVRRALRTLGLPEPSGIEWRDLPFDYTWGMATPLAMQLAAQEKKSRPNLNVPARAQEIAERLAEQLRETLRADPRFQRVEAVRGYLNLYFNPSQVARSVIETVLREGPDYGRGAPKGERVMVEFSQPNTHKAFHIGHLRNAVLGDALSRILDFAGFEVIRATYPGDIGAHVIKCLWGYLRFHRGEEPAERRGAWLGQVYAEAEARLEEADAYRREVVRFLLTAFREEGVTPWARDFLLTRLSEAMAAHAASGPVGQKDAAVLIRAMAMGELPDLDAVADKDWLWSLWEAMGRWLSELEEKARVRRGKGGEADRQAVAWLRARYREIGHRPEEWNYEKELRALYARWEARDPELLELWRRTREWSLEEFQRIYEELGITFDVWFFESEVEEEGKRIVEELIARGIATDLRPHGPVVVEIDRLLGQEGKEEYRTLVILRSDGTTLYSTKDLALAKRKFEQYRIDRSIYVVDVRQSLYFKQIFKILELWGFPQASKCYHLAYEMVTLPGGKMSSRAGTVVLYEDFAAEARERARRIVEEKNPELPPERKVEIARAVALGVMKYSMLSVDNNKVIVFDWDAALNLEGQTGPYLQYAHARACRILEKAEAPVTLDGDHIFETLEPQEVALIEAIAAFPDLVQAAAERYKPLLIANYVFDLARAFNEFYRDCPVLTAPSPIREGRLALVAAARQTLANALQLLGIPAPEIL